One genomic region from Dehalobacter restrictus DSM 9455 encodes:
- a CDS encoding nickel-dependent hydrogenase large subunit: MSAQKIVIDPITRIEGHLKIEVEIENGVVSNSRVIGTMYRGLENLVIGRDPRDASYVTERACGVCSTVHGLASALALDAAFGAEVPYGGRLIRNLIYGATLLHNHPLHFYHLSALDYLDVMAIAQYKGNDAGLNGVKDKILKLVAANDTAPLTPRYNPDQYCVSDPELVTMAVAHYLKALEMQAKAKKMSAIFAGKQPHQSSIVVGGVTILPTLEQVFQYRSMLMEQIAFVENVYLQDVLTFGTGPLLPLAQAGVGGSHGNYMSYGGFAGDAEGKDLLFTSGIILDNNLATVHPFSIDKITEDITHAWYKSDKGRTPYEEDTVIDLDKKDAYTYVKAPRYEGKPMEVGPLARMLVMQPKVLMDVITKYNIKPGAVARHAARAVETILMAKKMLEWVDSLIAEMGKPNFKIHDTDHWEIPASGQGAGLIEVARGSLGHWIKVEDHKTANYQMVVPSTWNFSPTDGNGVLGPVDKSMIGVPVPDPDNPINVVRVIRSYDPCLACAIHLIDPQSNEIKKYNIGF, encoded by the coding sequence ATGTCTGCACAGAAAATTGTCATTGATCCCATTACCCGTATTGAAGGCCACTTGAAAATAGAAGTAGAGATCGAAAATGGTGTCGTCTCTAACTCCCGTGTCATAGGCACCATGTACAGGGGCCTTGAAAACTTGGTTATCGGTCGTGATCCCAGAGATGCCAGTTATGTTACGGAACGTGCCTGCGGCGTCTGCTCGACAGTACATGGTTTAGCTTCCGCGCTGGCTTTGGACGCTGCTTTTGGTGCCGAAGTCCCCTATGGCGGCCGTCTTATTCGCAATCTGATTTACGGCGCAACGCTCTTGCATAACCACCCGCTCCATTTTTATCATCTATCTGCCTTGGACTATCTGGATGTCATGGCGATTGCCCAGTACAAAGGCAATGACGCTGGTTTAAACGGCGTTAAGGACAAAATTTTGAAACTGGTTGCAGCTAACGATACAGCGCCTCTGACGCCACGTTACAATCCTGATCAATATTGTGTCAGCGATCCTGAACTCGTTACGATGGCTGTTGCGCACTACCTGAAAGCCTTGGAAATGCAAGCAAAAGCCAAGAAAATGTCTGCGATATTCGCCGGCAAACAACCACACCAATCCTCGATCGTAGTCGGCGGCGTCACGATACTGCCTACTTTGGAGCAAGTCTTCCAATACCGTTCCATGCTGATGGAGCAGATCGCCTTCGTTGAAAATGTCTACCTCCAGGATGTCCTGACCTTCGGGACCGGGCCGCTTCTGCCTTTGGCTCAGGCCGGCGTTGGCGGTAGTCATGGCAATTACATGTCTTATGGTGGCTTTGCCGGAGATGCAGAAGGAAAAGACTTGTTATTTACATCGGGTATCATTCTCGACAATAACCTGGCGACCGTTCATCCGTTCAGCATCGACAAAATCACGGAAGATATCACGCATGCCTGGTACAAGAGCGACAAAGGCAGAACTCCTTATGAGGAAGACACAGTTATTGACTTGGATAAGAAGGACGCCTATACCTATGTCAAAGCACCGCGCTATGAAGGCAAACCGATGGAAGTCGGACCGCTCGCCCGTATGCTCGTCATGCAGCCGAAAGTGCTTATGGACGTTATTACGAAATATAACATCAAACCCGGCGCTGTCGCCCGTCATGCCGCCCGGGCGGTGGAAACCATTCTTATGGCTAAGAAAATGCTCGAATGGGTCGATTCCCTCATTGCCGAAATGGGCAAGCCGAACTTTAAGATCCATGATACCGATCATTGGGAAATCCCCGCAAGCGGTCAGGGCGCAGGCTTGATTGAAGTTGCCCGCGGATCGCTTGGCCACTGGATTAAAGTTGAAGACCATAAAACAGCAAATTACCAAATGGTCGTCCCCTCGACTTGGAACTTTTCACCGACAGATGGAAACGGCGTTTTAGGCCCGGTTGACAAATCCATGATTGGGGTACCGGTACCAGATCCGGACAATCCGATCAATGTCGTCCGTGTCATCCGTTCCTACGACCCATGTCTGGCTTGTGCAATTCACCTAATCGATCCGCAAAGCAACGAAATCAAGAAATACAATATCGGCTTCTAA
- a CDS encoding hydrogenase small subunit: MNTFDALAARGVSRRSFLKLMTATTAALGLPAAVSPKVTQAVETALDKPPVVWLHGMECTGCSESLLATLNPSAAEVVLDMLSIRYHETIMAASGYKAEEAYQEALKENFVLVVEGAIPSKEDRYCMVGGKPFRETVLEASKKAKAIIAVGSCATDGAGIPGACEVDAVGVRELLKQNNISTPVINLPCCPVKPATMLGTIVYYLTYGTVPPLDDQARPVVFYGKLLHDNCPRRGQFEAGNYLKDWNDPTQKDYCLLLKGCKGPKTYTDCAQVWYNDNTNFCINAGSPCSGCSEAGFFKTFSPLYDKQEGFELPGIGQINADATGKIIGGVAVAGLAVHLAATAATGRLGKKDHGHKEE; this comes from the coding sequence ATGAACACATTTGATGCTCTGGCAGCAAGAGGAGTATCCCGGCGCAGCTTTTTGAAACTGATGACTGCGACTACGGCAGCTTTGGGTCTCCCTGCTGCAGTATCTCCCAAGGTCACTCAGGCTGTTGAGACTGCCTTGGACAAACCGCCGGTCGTATGGCTTCATGGAATGGAATGCACAGGCTGTTCTGAGTCACTTTTGGCAACACTGAACCCGTCAGCGGCTGAAGTGGTCCTGGATATGCTTTCGATCCGTTATCATGAGACCATTATGGCGGCTTCCGGCTATAAGGCCGAGGAAGCTTATCAGGAGGCCCTGAAAGAAAACTTTGTGCTCGTTGTCGAAGGAGCTATTCCCTCAAAGGAAGACAGGTATTGCATGGTGGGCGGCAAACCTTTCCGGGAAACCGTCCTGGAAGCTTCCAAGAAAGCTAAAGCCATTATTGCTGTCGGCAGCTGCGCAACCGATGGCGCCGGAATTCCCGGAGCCTGTGAGGTTGACGCTGTCGGCGTCCGTGAACTGTTGAAACAAAACAACATTTCAACCCCTGTCATCAATCTTCCATGCTGTCCGGTCAAACCGGCCACCATGCTCGGAACGATTGTTTACTACCTGACCTATGGCACGGTTCCACCCTTGGATGATCAGGCCCGCCCGGTCGTTTTCTACGGTAAGCTGCTTCATGACAACTGCCCGCGCCGCGGCCAGTTTGAAGCCGGCAACTATCTGAAAGACTGGAATGACCCCACCCAAAAAGACTATTGTCTGCTCCTGAAAGGCTGCAAAGGCCCGAAGACGTATACCGACTGCGCACAGGTTTGGTACAACGACAATACCAACTTCTGTATCAACGCCGGTTCACCATGTTCCGGTTGTTCAGAGGCAGGATTCTTTAAAACCTTCAGTCCTCTTTATGACAAACAAGAAGGCTTTGAACTTCCCGGCATCGGCCAAATTAATGCCGATGCTACCGGCAAGATTATCGGAGGCGTTGCCGTAGCAGGCCTTGCCGTTCATCTTGCAGCTACGGCAGCAACCGGCCGTTTAGGCAAAAAAGACCACGGACATAAGGAGGAGTAA
- a CDS encoding IS5 family transposase, which translates to MGQQTFSDIEYSNRRKKTKREEFLEIMNEIIPWDEWVALIQPHYFDGKRGRPPLGIEKMLRMYLLQIWFSLSDEGVEDAIYDSYAMRKFMGIDFIHEQAPDATTLLKFRHLIEESGLGKAFFEAINRCLEQCGHIMKGGTIVDATLISAPSSTKNASGSRDPEMHQTKKGNQWYFGMKCHIGVDAGTGYIHGIAATGANVHDIAEASKLMRPEDEVFYGDAGYLGLNKRPEITEDPHKSQIDYRIAERPGKKRSMDNGPARDFYCHIEFRKASVRAKVEHAFHIIKNIFGFKKVCYRGIAKNLNRLYMLAASANLLMCARSGGWRSQCA; encoded by the coding sequence ATGGGGCAACAAACCTTTTCGGATATAGAATACTCAAACCGACGGAAGAAAACGAAACGAGAAGAATTTCTTGAAATAATGAACGAGATCATCCCCTGGGACGAATGGGTGGCGCTTATACAGCCGCACTATTTTGACGGTAAGCGCGGTCGTCCACCGCTCGGGATTGAAAAAATGCTGAGAATGTATCTGCTGCAGATATGGTTTAGCCTTTCTGACGAAGGTGTAGAGGATGCCATTTACGACAGTTACGCCATGCGAAAATTTATGGGAATAGACTTCATACATGAGCAGGCGCCGGATGCGACCACCCTGCTCAAATTCCGTCATTTGATTGAGGAAAGCGGCTTAGGGAAGGCATTCTTTGAGGCGATCAACCGTTGTTTGGAACAGTGCGGACATATCATGAAAGGTGGAACCATTGTTGACGCCACACTGATCAGCGCGCCATCCTCAACGAAGAACGCAAGCGGTAGCCGCGATCCGGAGATGCACCAAACAAAGAAGGGTAATCAGTGGTATTTCGGCATGAAATGCCATATCGGTGTGGACGCAGGGACCGGTTATATTCATGGTATAGCGGCAACAGGCGCAAATGTGCATGACATAGCCGAAGCGTCAAAGCTAATGAGGCCGGAAGACGAGGTTTTCTACGGTGACGCCGGATATTTGGGACTAAATAAACGACCGGAAATCACAGAGGACCCTCACAAATCACAAATTGATTACCGTATCGCTGAGCGTCCCGGAAAGAAACGCAGCATGGACAATGGCCCTGCACGGGATTTTTATTGCCATATAGAGTTTCGGAAAGCGTCTGTCCGAGCCAAAGTGGAGCACGCCTTTCATATCATTAAGAACATATTTGGCTTCAAAAAGGTTTGTTATAGAGGAATTGCCAAGAATCTGAATAGACTGTATATGCTGGCCGCCAGCGCAAACCTGCTGATGTGCGCCCGAAGCGGCGGCTGGCGAAGCCAATGCGCGTAA
- a CDS encoding LiaI-LiaF-like domain-containing protein, translated as MKKNITLGAVIILVGVIWLLSNLDVFSFSIIGTFFLSLRKLWPLLLIGAGVSLLINKNSMMKTIVWIIIVICIMFYGIYGMNNGTLNYPEFKLQEHLY; from the coding sequence ATGAAAAAAAATATTACCCTGGGTGCGGTGATCATTCTGGTCGGTGTAATCTGGCTGCTTAGTAATCTTGACGTTTTTTCGTTTTCGATCATCGGGACTTTTTTCCTATCACTCAGGAAGCTCTGGCCTCTGCTATTGATTGGTGCCGGTGTCAGTTTATTGATTAACAAGAACTCCATGATGAAAACAATTGTTTGGATCATCATCGTCATCTGCATCATGTTTTATGGTATTTATGGAATGAATAACGGCACGTTGAATTACCCGGAATTTAAGTTGCAGGAACATCTTTACTGA
- a CDS encoding PspC domain-containing protein has product MGKQIYRSQNKVIAGVCSGIAEYFEIDPTIVRIIWLLAFFAGIGILAYLVCWVVIPQKPFGSFGSSQNYADSADIPNNDHNQAINKDKSLKVFGIALIIVGAVFLSDRLFDWFDIDILLPIGLIAVGVYVLFARRDHQ; this is encoded by the coding sequence ATGGGTAAACAAATCTATCGGTCTCAAAACAAAGTGATTGCAGGGGTCTGCTCTGGAATTGCGGAATATTTTGAAATAGATCCTACGATTGTACGGATTATCTGGCTGCTCGCATTTTTTGCTGGGATTGGAATTCTTGCCTATCTCGTCTGCTGGGTAGTGATTCCTCAAAAACCTTTTGGCTCATTTGGCAGTTCTCAGAACTATGCCGACTCGGCAGATATCCCAAACAATGATCATAATCAGGCCATCAATAAGGACAAAAGCCTTAAAGTATTTGGCATTGCGCTGATCATTGTTGGTGCTGTATTTTTGTCAGACAGACTCTTCGACTGGTTCGACATTGACATCCTGCTACCCATAGGTTTGATTGCCGTTGGCGTTTACGTATTGTTTGCGAGGAGAGATCATCAATGA